A segment of the Bacillus pseudomycoides genome:
CAGATAGGGAATAAATGTAAATCAAACAGCATTATTAATTTATTAAGACTCTGCTCATATCATTATCAGCTGATTGAAAGGATGGGTGATGAACATATGACCAAAAAGGTTTTGATTTTTGCTGATCCTGGCATTGATGACACAATCGCTCTATTACATACCTCCATAAAAGATGAATAGCCATTATAAAAACCCATACTAGGGGGGGATTCATATATGCCAAAAAAAGTCTTGTTTTTTAGTGATGCTGGTATCGATGACGCCATTGCCTTAATACTTACACGCTTCTCAAAAGAGATTGAGGTTATTGGCGCTGTTGCAGATTATGGAAATGTTTCAAAGGAAATCGCCTCTAAAAATTTGTATTATTTAATACATGAAGTGGGAGGAATACCTCTTCCTTTAATTGGCGGTGCAGAAAGTCCTCTTACTAGTGCAGTTCCTACCTTTTATCCAGAAGTACATGGTGTACATGGGCTAGGCCCTATCATCCCTAAAGAAAATAAAAATGCTAAAAAATTAGAGAATTTCTTTGAAGTCGTTAAGATTATTCAGCAATATAAAGATGAACTAATTATTATCAATACTGGAAGGCTTACTTCATTAGCAGTGTTATTTGTTTTATACAAAGATTTAATGAAAGAGGTAAAATCCTACTATATAATGGGTGGTGCCTTTTTACATCCTGGTAATGTGACCACTGTAGCTGAGGCAAATTTCCACGGTGATCCCGTTGCTGCTAATCTTGTTTTCACATATGCTCAAAATGTATCTGTATATCCATTGAATGTGACACAATATGCCCTTATTACTCCTGAAATGGTGAATTATATTCATGCCAAAGGCAAATCTAAACTCACAAAGCCACTTCTCGATCACTATTATTATAATTTTTACAAAAAACTATTTCCCACATTGGAGGGGAGTCCTGTCCATGATTTAATGCCCTTTATGGCATTATTGGATGATAAGATGTTCACTTATCATCACTCCCCGGTTTATATAAATACAGAAGACTTATCCCGCGGAGAGTCTATTGCTGATTTCCGCTCTTCTATCAAGGAAGCTCCTTTTATCCATAGGCCAACTCAACGAATTGCTATCGACTTTGACTATTCTCTTTTCTTCAAACACTATATGTCCATTATGACGGATGAAGCATTTTAATATAAAAAAACAGACCGTGATTTCTCACGGCCTGCCTTTATTTTCTACAATTATTTTTTAAGATTGTAGAAAGATTTTAAACCATCGTAAACAGCGATTTCGCCTAATTCGTCTTCGATGCGTAATAATTGGTTGTACTTAGCAATACGGTCAGTACGGCTCATAGAACCAGTTTTGATTTGGCCAGCGTTAGTTGCAACTGCGATGTCAGCAATTGTAGCATCTTCAGTTTCACCAGAACGGTGAGATACAACTGCTGTGTAACCAGCACGTTTAGCCATTTCGATTGCTTCGAAAGTCTCAGTTAAAGTACCGATTTGATTAACTTTAATTAAGATTGAGTTAGAGATCCCTTTTTCGATACCTTCAGCAAGTTTTTGCGTGTTCGTTACGAATAAGTCGTCACCAACTAATTGAACTTTTTTGCCAAGACGGTCAGTTAGTAATTTGTGGCCATCCCAGTCGTTTTCGTCTAAACCATCTTCGATAGAGATGATTGGGAAGTCGTTGCAAAGACCTTCGTAGAAATCAACCATTTCTGCAGAAGTCATGCTGCGGCCTTCGCCTGTAAGATCATATTTACCAGTTTCTTTGTTGTAGAACTCAGAAGAAGCAACGTCCATTCCTAAGAATACGTTCTCGCCAGCTTTGTAACCAGCTTTTTCGATAGCTTCGATAATTACTTCTAATGCTTCACGGTTAGAACCAAGGTTTGGAGCGAATCCACCTTCGTCACCTACTGCAGTGTTAAGACCTTTGTCATGTAATACAGCTTTTAATGCATGGAATACTTCAGCACCCATACGGATTGATTCTTTGAATGTTGGAGCACCAACTGGTAAGATCATGAACTCTTGGAAATCAACGTTGTTATCAGCGTGAGAACCACCGTTGATGATGTTCATCATTGGAGTTGGTAATTGTTTTGCATT
Coding sequences within it:
- a CDS encoding nucleoside hydrolase is translated as MPKKVLFFSDAGIDDAIALILTRFSKEIEVIGAVADYGNVSKEIASKNLYYLIHEVGGIPLPLIGGAESPLTSAVPTFYPEVHGVHGLGPIIPKENKNAKKLENFFEVVKIIQQYKDELIIINTGRLTSLAVLFVLYKDLMKEVKSYYIMGGAFLHPGNVTTVAEANFHGDPVAANLVFTYAQNVSVYPLNVTQYALITPEMVNYIHAKGKSKLTKPLLDHYYYNFYKKLFPTLEGSPVHDLMPFMALLDDKMFTYHHSPVYINTEDLSRGESIADFRSSIKEAPFIHRPTQRIAIDFDYSLFFKHYMSIMTDEAF
- the eno gene encoding phosphopyruvate hydratase; translated protein: MSTIIDVYAREVLDSRGNPTVEVEVYTESGAFGRAIVPSGASTGEHEAVELRDGDKSRYLGKGVVNAVNNVNEIIAPEIVGFDVTDQAGIDNAMIELDGTPNKGKLGANAILGVSMAVAHAAADFVGLPLYRYLGGFNAKQLPTPMMNIINGGSHADNNVDFQEFMILPVGAPTFKESIRMGAEVFHALKAVLHDKGLNTAVGDEGGFAPNLGSNREALEVIIEAIEKAGYKAGENVFLGMDVASSEFYNKETGKYDLTGEGRSMTSAEMVDFYEGLCNDFPIISIEDGLDENDWDGHKLLTDRLGKKVQLVGDDLFVTNTQKLAEGIEKGISNSILIKVNQIGTLTETFEAIEMAKRAGYTAVVSHRSGETEDATIADIAVATNAGQIKTGSMSRTDRIAKYNQLLRIEDELGEIAVYDGLKSFYNLKK